The following coding sequences are from one Chitinivibrionales bacterium window:
- a CDS encoding ABC transporter permease subunit, which produces MKKENAGEAVKHGAIILILALAFVPLYVMVIISFKSNSQFMQNQFGLTFPLHLENWVVAWGIVKNYIFNTIFVATTAVAFSFCFTIPAAYFFARYRMPFHNFFWYFFLFLMLMPTVANLIPLFMVIKSLNLLNSLFALIILGLVAGQVLQIYILRQFIEDIPQDLFDAAEIDGAGPLMQVWNIVVPMSGSIVSTLAIMQFIGIWNDFIMPMVLIRDDSLLTLAAGLVKLDGEYVKLWGQMMAGYAISSIPLILIFVFTMRLFVKGLSSGAVKG; this is translated from the coding sequence ATGAAAAAAGAAAATGCAGGCGAAGCTGTCAAGCACGGCGCAATTATCCTTATTCTCGCACTGGCTTTTGTACCCTTGTATGTAATGGTTATCATAAGTTTCAAGTCGAATAGTCAGTTCATGCAGAATCAGTTCGGCTTGACCTTTCCTTTGCATTTAGAGAATTGGGTCGTAGCGTGGGGAATTGTTAAAAATTACATATTCAATACGATATTTGTGGCCACAACCGCCGTCGCGTTTTCATTCTGTTTCACCATTCCCGCAGCATATTTCTTTGCGCGGTACCGAATGCCGTTTCATAATTTTTTCTGGTATTTTTTTCTGTTTCTGATGCTTATGCCGACGGTGGCCAATCTTATTCCGCTTTTCATGGTAATCAAGTCGCTCAATCTGCTCAATTCGCTTTTCGCGCTGATTATTCTGGGTCTTGTCGCCGGGCAGGTGCTTCAGATATATATACTTAGGCAGTTCATAGAAGACATCCCTCAAGATTTATTTGATGCCGCTGAAATTGACGGCGCCGGACCATTGATGCAAGTTTGGAATATTGTTGTTCCCATGTCGGGGTCGATTGTATCCACACTTGCTATTATGCAATTTATCGGCATATGGAACGACTTTATCATGCCGATGGTACTAATTCGTGACGATTCGCTTTTGACACTCGCTGCAGGACTTGTCAAACTGGATGGCGAGTATGTCAAATTGTGGGGCCAGATGATGGCCGGGTATGCGATATCATCAATACCGCTTATTTTGATTTTTGTATTCACGATGCGTTTGTTTGTCAAAGGCTTATCGTCAGGAGCCGTCAAAGGCTAA
- the ugpC gene encoding sn-glycerol-3-phosphate ABC transporter ATP-binding protein UgpC: protein MSEVTLKEITKEFEGGVIAVDKFNINVSDKEFVVLVGPSGCGKSTTLRMVAGLEEITEGDLHIDGKRMNDIPPKNRDIAMVFQNYALYPHMDVFSNMAFGLKLRKFPKEEIRKRVNEAAEILGLSEYLDRKPKALSGGQRQRVAVGRAIVRKPKAFLFDEPLSNLDAKMRVQMRKEICQLHKRLDATMVYVTHDQVEAMTMGDRIVVMKDGLIQQVGRPMDIYAQPSNKFVAGFIGSPPLNFFECTVSEKGVEFNGSTVPVDEDKLKKIQKSGSSTVTLGIRPESLHIEDISEGFQLKGNVDINEPLGSELLVYVATSNNTTFIAKLLNAEPFGINDDVVFSARPEDLYFFDGETEEAIL, encoded by the coding sequence ATGTCTGAAGTTACTTTAAAAGAAATTACCAAAGAATTTGAAGGCGGTGTTATCGCCGTGGATAAATTCAACATTAACGTTTCCGATAAGGAATTTGTTGTTCTGGTTGGTCCTTCAGGGTGCGGCAAATCGACCACCCTTCGTATGGTAGCCGGCCTTGAAGAAATTACCGAGGGCGATTTGCATATTGATGGCAAGCGAATGAACGATATCCCGCCGAAAAACCGTGATATCGCCATGGTATTTCAGAATTATGCACTCTATCCTCATATGGATGTTTTTTCGAATATGGCCTTTGGTCTGAAATTGAGAAAATTTCCAAAGGAGGAAATCCGGAAAAGGGTTAATGAAGCGGCCGAAATACTTGGTCTTTCGGAATATCTCGACCGGAAACCAAAAGCTCTGTCCGGCGGTCAGCGCCAGCGAGTCGCGGTGGGACGGGCTATTGTGCGGAAACCCAAGGCGTTTCTCTTTGATGAACCCCTCTCGAATCTCGACGCCAAAATGCGCGTACAGATGAGAAAGGAAATCTGTCAGCTCCACAAAAGGCTCGATGCCACCATGGTGTACGTTACCCACGATCAGGTTGAAGCCATGACCATGGGAGACCGGATTGTCGTGATGAAAGACGGTCTGATCCAGCAGGTGGGCAGACCCATGGATATTTATGCCCAGCCGTCAAATAAATTCGTCGCAGGATTCATTGGTTCACCTCCACTGAACTTTTTTGAGTGTACCGTATCGGAAAAGGGAGTCGAATTCAATGGTTCGACCGTTCCTGTGGATGAGGATAAACTAAAGAAAATTCAAAAGAGCGGAAGCTCGACTGTAACCCTGGGTATCCGTCCCGAAAGTCTTCACATCGAGGATATCTCCGAGGGCTTTCAGCTCAAGGGAAATGTCGATATCAATGAACCACTTGGCTCCGAATTGCTTGTCTATGTGGCAACATCAAACAATACAACATTCATCGCCAAACTTCTGAATGCCGAACCGTTTGGTATTAACGATGATGTTGTTTTTTCGGCCCGGCCCGAAGATTTGTATTTCTTTGACGGTGAAACCGAAGAAGCTATCCTCTGA
- a CDS encoding TIGR03960 family B12-binding radical SAM protein → MQIIEQRIKTVLLPHVLKPMRYVGNELNIIRKDPDTIDLHGVLCFPEVYDIGMSHYGSQILYHIANKFPGWAMSRAFHPWEDAEKIMRDKGIPLYDLEYFSPLSRADWIGFTVQYELQYTNLLNMLDLAGLPVRSRDRDESAPLVIAGGPCMGNPEPLAEFIDGAVIGDGEEVITQICGVLERAKKAGASKAEKLAELSKVKGIYIPAHYPVSEKGRFILPEIPGSETVSAAKIGRLEGDSYPDRPLVPLIDVVHHRLAVEVMRGCTRGCRFCSAGTGYRPVRERDPDELFEQIGKSMDATGWRDIGLLSLSTADYGPLSSLLKSSRALKERARVKLSFPSTRLDALSEHQLDTLKAVTGFSSFTIAPEAGSYRLRKRINKDFTNETILQTVDLLLGRGVRTIKLYFMIGLPTETEEDIRAIVDLVSQIGGLVRACARDRKVNVAISPFSPKAHTPFQWEAMDSIENLERKSRQIQNALKGLKNVKVSYRDPGMTLLETIMARGDRRVGDLIEAAWREGALFDGWDEYFDFARWGTCAEEIEMKFDTYIRAIDINQPLPWDHISVGVTRAFLEIEREKAYVGEPTADCRTGSCTSCGACTKPREGLWKESEQGPTVNGLKSASSLSPAEVSKAQQTSNYYRFTYKKGDRVRFLGHRDMVNSIHRAFVA, encoded by the coding sequence ATGCAGATTATTGAGCAGAGAATCAAAACAGTCCTTCTTCCCCATGTTCTCAAGCCCATGCGATATGTGGGTAATGAGCTGAATATTATCCGCAAAGATCCCGATACAATTGATCTTCACGGTGTATTGTGTTTTCCCGAGGTTTATGATATCGGCATGTCCCATTACGGCTCGCAGATTCTGTATCATATCGCAAATAAATTCCCCGGTTGGGCGATGTCCCGGGCATTTCATCCCTGGGAGGATGCTGAGAAAATTATGCGGGATAAGGGTATTCCGCTCTATGACCTAGAATATTTTTCACCCCTGAGCAGGGCCGACTGGATCGGTTTTACCGTTCAGTACGAGTTGCAATATACCAATCTGCTCAATATGCTTGATCTGGCGGGGCTTCCGGTACGAAGTCGCGATCGCGACGAGAGCGCTCCACTGGTCATTGCCGGCGGGCCTTGCATGGGCAATCCAGAGCCATTGGCCGAATTTATCGATGGTGCGGTTATTGGTGACGGTGAAGAGGTAATTACACAAATCTGCGGGGTCCTGGAGCGCGCAAAAAAAGCGGGGGCTTCTAAAGCCGAAAAGCTTGCCGAGCTGAGTAAAGTGAAGGGTATCTATATTCCCGCTCACTACCCGGTATCAGAAAAGGGCAGGTTTATCCTCCCAGAAATTCCGGGATCAGAAACTGTTTCTGCGGCAAAGATCGGAAGACTTGAGGGAGACTCCTATCCCGACCGTCCGCTGGTCCCGCTTATCGATGTGGTCCATCACCGCCTGGCAGTTGAAGTGATGCGGGGGTGTACCCGCGGATGCCGGTTCTGTTCGGCAGGAACCGGTTACCGTCCGGTGCGGGAGCGGGACCCCGATGAATTGTTCGAGCAGATCGGGAAATCGATGGATGCTACCGGGTGGCGCGATATCGGACTTCTCAGCCTCTCCACCGCGGATTACGGCCCCCTTTCGTCGCTTCTGAAATCATCTCGAGCGCTCAAAGAACGGGCCCGGGTTAAACTGTCCTTTCCTTCAACGAGACTCGACGCGCTCAGCGAACACCAGCTCGATACACTCAAAGCGGTCACCGGTTTTTCATCCTTTACAATTGCACCTGAAGCCGGAAGTTACCGTCTGCGGAAAAGGATCAACAAAGATTTTACAAATGAAACGATCCTGCAGACCGTTGATCTGTTACTCGGTCGTGGTGTACGGACAATAAAACTCTATTTCATGATCGGCCTTCCCACCGAAACCGAAGAAGACATCAGGGCGATTGTCGATCTGGTCTCGCAAATCGGCGGTCTGGTGAGGGCATGTGCCAGGGATCGAAAAGTTAATGTTGCCATATCGCCCTTTTCTCCCAAGGCACATACGCCTTTTCAGTGGGAAGCGATGGATTCCATTGAAAACCTCGAGAGAAAGTCGCGGCAGATTCAGAACGCGCTGAAAGGGCTGAAAAATGTCAAGGTTTCCTATCGCGATCCCGGGATGACACTGCTCGAAACGATCATGGCCCGGGGTGACCGGCGGGTGGGCGACCTGATTGAGGCTGCCTGGCGTGAGGGGGCACTTTTTGACGGATGGGATGAATACTTCGATTTTGCACGATGGGGCACATGTGCCGAAGAAATCGAAATGAAATTCGATACCTACATCCGGGCAATCGATATCAATCAGCCGCTTCCCTGGGATCATATTTCGGTGGGGGTTACCAGAGCGTTCCTTGAGATCGAACGAGAGAAAGCTTATGTCGGTGAGCCGACCGCCGACTGCCGGACCGGTTCCTGCACGAGTTGCGGCGCCTGTACAAAGCCGCGTGAGGGACTATGGAAGGAGAGCGAGCAGGGGCCAACGGTCAATGGCCTGAAATCAGCTTCATCTTTATCACCTGCCGAAGTATCGAAGGCTCAACAAACCTCTAATTATTATCGTTTTACCTACAAAAAAGGCGACCGGGTCCGTTTCCTTGGCCACCGGGACATGGTCAACAGTATCCATCGCGCCTTTGTGGC